One genomic window of Polyodon spathula isolate WHYD16114869_AA chromosome 8, ASM1765450v1, whole genome shotgun sequence includes the following:
- the LOC121319519 gene encoding metalloproteinase inhibitor 3-like: MSVFVHTLFSFLVVLCSFRLNDVAEACSCALSHPQEAYCNSDIVIRAKVVGKKLLKDRAFGTMRYTVKQMKMYKGFNKMQHVQHIYTDASENLCGVKFEVNKYQYLITGRVFDGKVYTGLCNFNEKWEKLTLSQRKGLNHRYQLGCNCRIKPCHSLPCFVTSKNECLWMDMLSYIGYPGHQSRHYACIQQKEGYCSWYRGWAPPDKTIINTTDP, translated from the exons ATGTCGGTATTTGTGCACACGTTGTTCAGTTTCCTTGTGGTGCTGTGCAGCTTCAGACTCAATGATGTGGCTGAGGCTTGCTCCTGTGCCTTGTCACATCCCCAGGAAGCCTACTGCAATTCTGACATAG TAATCAGAGCCAAGGTGGTTGGCAAGAAGCTGCTGAAGGACAGAGCATTTGGAACAATGCGCTACACTGTCAAACAGATGAAA ATGTACAAGGGGTTTAATAAGATGCAGCATGTTCAGCACATCTACACCGATGCATCTGAGAACCTGTGTGGCGTGAAGTTCGAGGTGAACAAGTACCAGTACCTCATCACAG GGAGAGTGTTTGATGGGAAGGTGTACACCGGACTGTGCAACTTCAACGAGAAGTGGGAGAAGCTGACGCTGTCTCAGAGGAAAGGCCTGAACCACCGCTACCAGCTGGGCTGCAACTGCAGG ATTAAGCCCTGCCATTCCCTGCCCTGCTTTGTGACTTCCAAGAATGAGTGCTTATGGATGGATATGCTGTCATACATTGGTTACCCTGGGCACCAGTCCAGGCACTATGCTTGTATCCAGCAGAAAGAGGGGTACTGCAGCTGGTACAGAGGATGGGCACCCCCTGACAAAACCATCATCAACACCACTGACCCTTGA